In Rhodoligotrophos defluvii, a genomic segment contains:
- the phaR gene encoding polyhydroxyalkanoate synthesis repressor PhaR, producing MDQDARPNEKPITIKKYANRRLYNTATSSYVTLDDLADMVKQGLEFAVYDAKTGEDITRSVLTQIIFEEENKGEQNLLPIRFLRQLIRYYGDNMQSLVPRYLEFSIEALSREQERLRNQFAQALGGDPFKMMEEQTRHNIAMFEKALSMFNPFAVLAGAQSAGEEEARPQERRPEQQEQRDQAAEEMRQLKEQLSAMQRQIDALAKLKR from the coding sequence GTGGATCAGGACGCAAGGCCTAATGAAAAGCCCATCACCATCAAGAAATACGCGAATAGGAGGCTCTACAACACGGCCACCAGCTCCTACGTGACCCTCGACGATTTGGCGGATATGGTGAAGCAGGGCCTCGAGTTCGCCGTCTATGACGCCAAGACCGGCGAAGACATCACGCGATCGGTGCTCACGCAAATCATCTTCGAAGAAGAGAACAAGGGCGAGCAGAACCTGTTGCCCATCCGCTTCCTGCGCCAGCTCATCCGCTACTACGGCGACAACATGCAGTCGCTGGTGCCGCGCTATCTCGAGTTCAGCATCGAGGCGCTCTCGCGGGAGCAGGAAAGGCTGCGCAACCAATTCGCCCAGGCGCTGGGTGGCGACCCCTTCAAGATGATGGAGGAGCAGACGCGCCACAATATCGCGATGTTCGAGAAGGCATTGTCGATGTTCAATCCTTTCGCCGTGCTGGCAGGCGCCCAGTCCGCGGGCGAGGAGGAGGCGCGGCCGCAGGAGCGACGTCCCGAGCAGCAGGAGCAGCGAGACCAGGCGGCCGAGGAAATGCGGCAGCTGAAGGAGCAGCTCAGCGCCATGCAGCGCCAGATCGATGCCTTGGCCAAGCTCAAGCGCTAG
- a CDS encoding RsmB/NOP family class I SAM-dependent RNA methyltransferase — protein sequence MPSPNRRSATAAEPDKGGLLIRSEAARLLGAVLFKQQPLDDLLNESLERRAASLNGRDRALLRAIVATALRRKGQIDALVDRFLTRGRPKHYDLLQPLLLVAAAQLLFMRVAHHAAIDTAVTLIGQSRPINHLKGLANAVLRRMSREGPALLASQDDARLNTPDWLWNRWLGHYGEAETRAIAEAHIQEPPLDLTPRDGDAASLADRLGGTALPTGTVRLTEHHGRVEALEGYAAGEWWVQDAAAALPARLLGDVGGKRVIDLCAAPGGKTLQLAAAGAHVTAVDLSEPRLARVRDNLARTGLAAEVVCADATAFSTEQPADAVLLDAPCSATGTIRRHPDIPYTKTAEQLTALSALQDRLLRQAVALTKPGGIIVYCTCSLEPEEGEARVEAALDEGLPVERLPIQPEEIGGLARAITPAGDLRTLPSIMLDEERGIRGLDGFYACRLVRH from the coding sequence ATGCCAAGCCCGAACCGCCGCAGCGCGACCGCAGCAGAGCCTGACAAGGGCGGCCTCCTCATTCGCAGCGAGGCCGCCAGGCTGTTGGGTGCAGTCCTCTTCAAGCAGCAGCCGCTGGATGATCTGCTGAACGAGAGCCTGGAGCGGCGTGCCGCGTCGCTCAACGGGCGTGACCGCGCCTTGTTGCGGGCGATCGTTGCCACAGCGCTCCGGCGCAAAGGGCAGATCGACGCTCTGGTCGATCGGTTTCTTACCCGCGGCCGGCCGAAACATTACGACCTCCTCCAGCCCCTCTTGCTGGTCGCGGCCGCTCAGCTGCTGTTCATGCGTGTGGCGCACCATGCAGCCATCGATACGGCGGTGACCCTGATCGGCCAGTCGCGCCCGATCAACCATCTCAAGGGGCTTGCCAATGCGGTGCTGCGGCGGATGTCCCGCGAGGGCCCGGCCCTGCTTGCATCGCAGGATGATGCCAGGCTGAACACGCCGGACTGGCTATGGAACCGATGGCTGGGTCACTATGGCGAGGCGGAGACCCGCGCCATCGCCGAGGCCCATATACAGGAGCCGCCGCTGGACCTGACCCCGCGCGACGGCGATGCGGCCTCTTTGGCGGACCGGCTCGGCGGGACTGCCCTGCCCACCGGCACTGTGCGGCTGACCGAACACCATGGCCGGGTGGAGGCGCTCGAGGGATATGCTGCCGGCGAATGGTGGGTGCAGGACGCGGCAGCGGCGCTGCCTGCCCGGTTGCTCGGCGATGTTGGCGGCAAGCGGGTCATCGATCTGTGCGCCGCGCCGGGCGGCAAGACACTGCAGCTCGCTGCGGCCGGGGCGCATGTCACTGCGGTCGATCTTTCGGAGCCTCGCTTGGCCCGGGTGAGAGACAATCTGGCCCGAACCGGCCTTGCTGCCGAGGTGGTGTGCGCCGATGCGACAGCGTTCAGCACCGAGCAACCCGCGGACGCCGTGCTGCTCGATGCGCCCTGTTCTGCCACCGGCACCATTCGGCGGCATCCGGATATCCCCTACACCAAGACCGCGGAACAGCTGACCGCGTTGAGCGCGCTACAGGACCGGCTGTTGCGGCAGGCCGTTGCACTGACCAAGCCGGGCGGGATCATCGTCTATTGCACCTGCTCGCTGGAGCCGGAGGAGGGCGAGGCGCGGGTCGAGGCGGCGCTGGACGAAGGCCTACCAGTTGAACGTTTGCCCATCCAGCCGGAGGAGATCGGTGGGCTCGCCCGCGCGATTACACCGGCGGGCGACCTGCGCACGCTGCCCAGCATAATGCTGGATGAAGAGCGGGGGATCCGTGGGCTCGATGGCTTCTATGCCTGCCGGCTGGTGCGGCATTAG
- the phbB gene encoding acetoacetyl-CoA reductase: MGRVAVVTGGTRGIGACISKALHEEGYAVAAVYCGNDEKAKAFRDETGIAVYKWNVGNPEECAAGIRDVEADLGPICTLVNNAGITRDGMLHKMSYEQWSEVMRVNLDSMFNMTRPLIEPMRERNFGRIINISSINGQKGQMGQTNYSAAKAGVIGFTKALAQETARKGITVNCICPGYVDTDMVAAVPPKVLEGIIASIPVGRLGTGPEIADMVCFLARESAGFTTGAVIAVNGGQYIANG, from the coding sequence ATGGGTAGAGTGGCAGTTGTGACCGGGGGAACCCGCGGTATTGGGGCATGCATCTCGAAGGCCCTGCACGAGGAGGGCTATGCGGTTGCCGCCGTCTATTGCGGCAATGACGAGAAGGCGAAGGCCTTCCGCGACGAGACGGGTATCGCGGTCTACAAGTGGAATGTCGGCAATCCCGAGGAATGCGCGGCCGGCATCCGCGATGTCGAGGCGGACCTGGGGCCCATCTGCACCCTGGTCAACAATGCGGGCATCACCCGCGATGGCATGCTGCACAAGATGAGCTACGAGCAGTGGTCGGAAGTGATGCGGGTCAATCTGGATTCCATGTTCAACATGACCCGGCCGCTGATCGAGCCCATGCGCGAGCGCAATTTTGGCCGCATCATCAACATCTCGTCCATCAACGGCCAGAAGGGCCAGATGGGGCAGACCAATTATTCGGCGGCGAAGGCCGGCGTCATCGGCTTCACCAAGGCGCTGGCGCAGGAGACCGCCCGTAAGGGCATCACGGTCAACTGCATCTGTCCCGGCTATGTGGATACCGACATGGTCGCGGCCGTGCCGCCGAAGGTGCTGGAGGGCATCATTGCCTCCATCCCCGTCGGCCGGCTCGGCACCGGCCCGGAAATCGCCGACATGGTCTGCTTTCTCGCACGGGAGAGCGCCGGCTTCACCACCGGAGCGGTGATCGCGGTCAATGGCGGCCAATATATCGCGAACGGCTGA
- a CDS encoding winged helix-turn-helix domain-containing protein, whose protein sequence is MSDPAPKLWIKIRLAGGEIGPGKITLLKRVAEHHSIAAAARSMGMSYRRAWLLLDEINKICGESLVETFSGGHARGGARLTPLGEKVVVLFDRASDQAEAGAAEAMAALRQLLSSKGG, encoded by the coding sequence ATGTCAGATCCCGCACCGAAGCTCTGGATCAAGATCCGTCTGGCAGGGGGTGAAATCGGCCCGGGCAAGATCACTCTGCTCAAGCGGGTGGCCGAGCATCACTCGATTGCGGCGGCGGCCCGGTCCATGGGCATGTCCTATCGACGGGCCTGGCTGCTGCTCGACGAGATCAACAAGATCTGCGGGGAGTCGCTGGTGGAGACCTTTTCGGGCGGGCATGCGCGGGGCGGTGCCCGCCTGACCCCTCTGGGCGAGAAGGTGGTCGTGCTCTTCGACCGGGCATCGGATCAGGCGGAGGCCGGTGCGGCGGAGGCCATGGCCGCGCTGCGCCAGCTGCTAAGCTCAAAGGGGGGCTGA
- a CDS encoding aromatic ring-hydroxylating oxygenase subunit alpha produces the protein MHALPLTQPSQPADWIDRLIAEHRPGYGLARPFYMDPAIFERDMERLIRRHWHCLGHESIIPNPGDFELFKLENEAIILTRGMDGVIHAMLNVCRHRGAEVCTKPKGNAKVFVCPYHAWTYANDGTLRAARLMPKDFDRHAHGLKKLHVRVAEGLIFISFAERPLDFDPIAQALRASCGQYGWAEAKVAHRETYELEANWKLAVENYVECYHCGPAHPEYSQTHALEQPAEMIAELNAKMEQRTCALGIDIISKDQWQTSENGQEAIHTFRYALYDGVATGSEDGKPLAPLMGRFTAYDGGVTSIHLGGTSFLVCYADHGMIYRFIPRSVDRCDMELVWLVRRDATEGVDYDLDKLTWLWKVTTEEDKKIIEHTARGVKSHYFEPGPIAPMEYNELRYINWYLEELARA, from the coding sequence ATGCACGCGCTCCCCTTAACACAGCCGTCGCAACCAGCCGACTGGATCGACAGGCTCATCGCCGAGCACAGGCCGGGCTATGGTCTCGCCCGCCCCTTCTACATGGACCCGGCCATTTTCGAGCGCGACATGGAACGGCTGATCCGCCGCCACTGGCACTGCCTCGGCCACGAGAGCATCATCCCCAACCCGGGTGACTTCGAACTGTTCAAGCTCGAGAACGAGGCGATCATCCTCACCCGCGGCATGGACGGAGTCATCCACGCCATGCTGAACGTGTGTCGTCACCGTGGCGCCGAGGTCTGCACGAAGCCGAAGGGCAACGCCAAGGTGTTCGTCTGCCCCTACCACGCCTGGACCTATGCCAATGACGGCACTCTGCGCGCCGCCCGGTTGATGCCCAAGGATTTCGACCGGCACGCCCATGGGCTTAAGAAGCTCCATGTGCGTGTCGCCGAGGGCCTGATCTTCATCTCCTTCGCGGAAAGGCCGCTCGACTTCGACCCCATCGCCCAGGCCCTGCGCGCCAGCTGCGGGCAATATGGCTGGGCGGAGGCCAAAGTCGCCCACCGCGAGACCTATGAGCTGGAGGCCAACTGGAAGCTGGCGGTCGAAAACTACGTCGAGTGCTACCACTGCGGGCCGGCACACCCGGAATATTCACAGACGCACGCTCTGGAGCAGCCGGCCGAAATGATCGCTGAGCTGAACGCCAAGATGGAGCAGCGCACCTGCGCCCTCGGCATCGACATCATCAGCAAGGACCAGTGGCAGACCTCAGAGAACGGCCAGGAGGCGATCCACACCTTCCGCTATGCCCTTTACGATGGCGTCGCTACCGGCAGCGAGGATGGCAAGCCGCTCGCCCCGCTCATGGGCCGTTTCACCGCCTATGACGGCGGCGTGACGTCGATCCACCTGGGCGGCACCAGCTTTCTCGTCTGCTATGCCGACCACGGCATGATCTACCGCTTCATCCCGCGATCGGTCGACCGCTGCGACATGGAGCTCGTCTGGCTCGTGCGCAGGGATGCGACCGAAGGCGTGGACTATGATCTCGACAAGCTGACCTGGCTGTGGAAGGTCACCACGGAAGAGGACAAGAAGATCATCGAGCACACCGCGCGCGGCGTGAAATCCCACTATTTCGAGCCGGGCCCGATCGCGCCCATGGAGTATAACGAGCTGCGCTACATCAACTGGTATCTCGAGGAGCTTGCCCGGGCCTGA
- a CDS encoding NADH:flavin oxidoreductase/NADH oxidase: MSNNLLTPISLGPLELKNRIAVAPMCQYSAVDGNATDWHVVHLGSLALSGAALITVEATGVEAAGRITLHCLGLYSDDNEAALGDVIARVRKVAPEAKLAIQLAHAGRKASTHVPWQGGHALSPEEGAWTTYSASALPFSPDWHTPVAMTEADLDRVEQAFVEATHRAVRIGFDVIELHSAHGYLLHQFFSPLSNVREDAYGGSLENRMRFPLRVFEAVRKAAPAGMAVGARISGSDWVEGGATPADGAAYARALEDRGAAFVDVTSGGLDSRQAIAIGPNYQVPFAAEVKRSVNIPVRAVGLITSPHQAEEIITSGKADWVALARAMLADPRWPWRAGEALGQPLTWPIQYARASAKSWPRWPE; the protein is encoded by the coding sequence ATGTCGAACAACCTTCTTACGCCGATCAGCCTCGGCCCGCTCGAGCTCAAGAACCGCATCGCCGTCGCCCCCATGTGCCAGTACAGCGCCGTGGACGGCAATGCCACCGACTGGCACGTGGTCCATCTCGGGTCGCTGGCCTTGTCTGGGGCGGCGCTCATTACCGTGGAAGCGACGGGGGTGGAGGCGGCCGGGCGGATCACCCTGCACTGCCTTGGCCTTTATTCCGACGACAATGAAGCCGCGCTCGGTGACGTGATCGCGCGGGTGCGCAAGGTGGCGCCCGAGGCGAAGTTGGCCATCCAGCTGGCCCATGCAGGGCGCAAGGCTTCGACCCATGTGCCATGGCAGGGCGGGCATGCCTTGAGCCCGGAAGAGGGCGCTTGGACCACGTATTCCGCCTCCGCTCTGCCGTTCAGCCCCGACTGGCACACGCCCGTTGCGATGACCGAGGCCGACCTCGACCGGGTCGAGCAGGCGTTTGTGGAGGCCACCCACCGGGCCGTGCGTATCGGCTTCGACGTGATCGAACTGCATTCCGCGCATGGCTATCTCCTCCACCAGTTTTTCTCGCCCCTGAGCAATGTGCGGGAAGACGCCTATGGCGGCTCGCTGGAAAACCGCATGCGGTTTCCGCTGCGCGTGTTCGAGGCGGTGCGCAAGGCCGCGCCGGCCGGCATGGCGGTGGGCGCCCGCATCAGCGGCTCCGATTGGGTGGAGGGCGGGGCGACTCCGGCCGATGGCGCGGCTTATGCCCGGGCGCTTGAAGACCGCGGTGCCGCGTTTGTGGACGTGACCAGTGGAGGGCTCGACTCGCGCCAGGCCATCGCGATCGGCCCCAATTACCAGGTGCCGTTCGCGGCAGAAGTGAAGCGCAGTGTAAATATTCCGGTGCGGGCGGTGGGGCTGATTACTTCACCTCACCAGGCGGAAGAAATTATCACCTCCGGAAAGGCTGATTGGGTGGCGCTTGCCCGCGCGATGCTCGCCGACCCGCGCTGGCCGTGGCGCGCCGGCGAAGCATTGGGCCAACCGCTCACCTGGCCCATCCAATATGCCCGCGCCAGCGCGAAGAGCTGGCCGCGCTGGCCGGAGTGA
- a CDS encoding acetyl-CoA C-acetyltransferase — MSDQEHVVIVAAQRTPVGAFNGSFAAVPAHELGAVAIRAALDRAGVAAEEVDEVIMGQVLTAAAGQNPARQAAVAAGVPKDATAWVVNQVCGSGLRSVALGMQQIMTGDAQIIVAGGQENMSLSPHAAHLRVGHKMGDYQMIDTMIKDGLWDAFHGYHMGNTAENVANQWQITREMQDTFAVASQNKAEAAQKAGRFKDEIAPVTVKERKGERVVADDEYIRHGASLEAMQKLRPAFVKDGTVTAGNASGINDGAAALVLMSAAEANRRGLEPLARIASWATAGVDPQVMGSGPIPASRKALAKAGWNPSELDVIEANEAFAAQACAVNKDMGWDTGRVNVNGGSIAIGHPIGASGARILTTLLHQMKRSDAKKGLATLCIGGGMGIAMCVERN; from the coding sequence ATGTCTGATCAAGAGCACGTGGTCATTGTCGCAGCGCAGCGAACACCGGTTGGCGCCTTCAACGGGTCCTTCGCCGCTGTTCCCGCTCATGAGCTGGGGGCCGTGGCGATCCGGGCCGCATTGGACAGGGCCGGCGTCGCCGCGGAGGAGGTTGACGAAGTGATCATGGGCCAGGTGCTCACGGCCGCCGCGGGGCAGAACCCGGCCCGTCAGGCAGCCGTTGCGGCGGGCGTGCCGAAAGATGCCACCGCTTGGGTGGTCAACCAGGTCTGTGGCTCGGGCCTGCGCTCGGTGGCTTTGGGCATGCAGCAGATCATGACCGGTGACGCCCAGATCATCGTCGCCGGCGGCCAGGAGAACATGTCCCTCAGCCCCCATGCTGCCCATCTGCGCGTCGGCCACAAGATGGGCGACTATCAGATGATCGACACCATGATCAAGGACGGCTTGTGGGACGCCTTTCATGGCTACCACATGGGCAACACTGCGGAAAATGTCGCAAACCAGTGGCAGATTACCCGCGAGATGCAGGACACGTTCGCAGTCGCGTCACAGAACAAGGCCGAGGCTGCCCAGAAGGCCGGGCGCTTCAAGGACGAGATCGCGCCGGTGACGGTGAAGGAGCGCAAGGGCGAGCGGGTGGTGGCCGACGACGAATACATCCGCCACGGCGCAAGCCTGGAGGCCATGCAGAAGCTGCGGCCGGCCTTCGTCAAGGACGGCACGGTGACCGCCGGCAACGCCTCAGGCATAAATGACGGCGCCGCCGCCCTGGTGCTGATGAGCGCCGCCGAGGCGAACCGCCGCGGACTGGAGCCGCTGGCCCGCATCGCCTCCTGGGCCACCGCAGGGGTCGACCCCCAGGTGATGGGCTCGGGCCCCATTCCCGCCTCGCGCAAGGCTCTGGCCAAGGCCGGCTGGAACCCGTCTGAGCTCGATGTCATTGAGGCCAACGAGGCCTTTGCCGCCCAGGCTTGTGCCGTGAACAAGGACATGGGCTGGGATACCGGGAGGGTGAACGTGAACGGCGGCTCGATCGCCATCGGCCATCCGATCGGAGCATCGGGCGCTCGCATCCTGACCACGCTGCTGCATCAGATGAAACGGAGCGATGCCAAAAAGGGCCTTGCCACCTTGTGCATCGGCGGCGGTATGGGAATAGCCATGTGCGTCGAGCGGAATTGA
- the speB gene encoding agmatinase yields the protein MTVSDAFKPIDSSLTPRYAEIATFMRAARTDIAPPLEIALAGVPLDLGASYRSGSRQGPSGVREASRLIRQVNPTTSVAPYRLCNIGDVGDAPTHPLSVERSVDLIQQFFERIHAAGAWPIAMGGDHTVPLPILRAIAKGRPLGLIQIDSHADTFDVFMGTKINHATFVRRAVEEGLLDPKRIIQIGLRGTRYGDDDIVFGDQAGIRMVSMDEYEELGRTGIIQEIRRVVGDGETYITIDIDGLDPKDAPGTGVPEPGGIMMRDLQMILRSLTGLNVVGADICEVVPSLDPSGITCINAANLMFELTCLAAVARSKRR from the coding sequence ATGACCGTATCCGACGCCTTCAAGCCGATCGACTCGTCCCTAACGCCCCGCTATGCGGAAATCGCCACGTTCATGCGCGCGGCACGGACCGATATTGCGCCACCGCTGGAGATTGCCCTGGCTGGCGTGCCGCTCGATCTCGGCGCCAGCTATCGCTCCGGTTCGCGCCAGGGGCCATCGGGCGTGCGCGAAGCCTCGCGCCTCATCCGCCAGGTCAACCCCACCACCAGCGTGGCGCCCTACCGGCTGTGCAACATTGGCGACGTGGGCGACGCGCCGACCCATCCCCTGAGCGTCGAGCGCAGCGTCGATCTCATCCAGCAGTTCTTCGAGCGGATCCACGCCGCCGGCGCCTGGCCCATTGCCATGGGCGGCGACCACACCGTTCCACTTCCGATCCTGCGCGCCATCGCCAAAGGGCGGCCGCTGGGGCTCATTCAGATCGACTCCCATGCGGACACCTTCGATGTGTTCATGGGCACCAAGATCAACCACGCCACCTTCGTGCGCCGGGCGGTCGAGGAAGGCCTGCTCGACCCCAAGCGCATCATCCAGATCGGCCTGCGCGGCACGCGCTATGGCGACGACGACATCGTCTTCGGCGATCAGGCTGGCATCCGCATGGTCAGCATGGATGAGTACGAGGAGCTGGGCCGCACCGGCATCATCCAGGAGATCCGCCGGGTGGTGGGCGACGGTGAGACCTATATCACCATCGACATCGATGGCCTCGACCCCAAGGACGCACCGGGCACCGGCGTGCCCGAGCCCGGCGGCATCATGATGCGCGACCTGCAGATGATCCTCCGGTCGCTCACCGGCCTGAATGTGGTCGGCGCCGATATTTGCGAGGTCGTGCCATCGCTCGATCCCAGCGGCATCACCTGCATCAATGCTGCCAACCTGATGTTCGAGCTCACCTGTCTCGCCGCGGTGGCCCGCAGCAAGCGGCGCTGA
- the htpX gene encoding zinc metalloprotease HtpX, translating into MNYLKTAILLAGMTALFMGIGAMIGGQHGMWIALLVALAMNAFTYWNSDKMVLRMYGAHEVDERSAPEYYGIVRELAQRAGLPMPRVYVIDNAQPNAFATGRNPQNAAVAASTGLLQSLSREEIAGVMAHELAHIRNHDTLIMTITATFAGAISMLANFAMFFGGSRDRDNPFGIFGTLVMMIVAPLAAMLVQMAISRTREYAADRAGAEICGQPMWLASALAKIQSAAHRVPNMEAETHPATAHMFIINPLSGARMDNLFSTHPSTENRIAALQELAAQMGTGAVGRFAGRPSPAAAGSPWTGGGPWGGSRRRGPWS; encoded by the coding sequence ATGAACTATCTGAAGACTGCCATATTGCTTGCCGGGATGACGGCGCTGTTCATGGGTATCGGTGCCATGATCGGCGGCCAGCACGGCATGTGGATCGCCTTGCTCGTGGCCTTGGCGATGAATGCGTTCACCTATTGGAATTCCGACAAGATGGTTCTGCGCATGTACGGCGCCCATGAGGTCGACGAGCGCAGCGCCCCCGAATATTACGGCATCGTCAGAGAGCTCGCTCAGCGCGCCGGCCTGCCCATGCCGCGGGTTTATGTGATCGACAATGCGCAGCCCAATGCCTTCGCCACCGGGCGCAACCCACAGAATGCGGCGGTGGCGGCCTCGACAGGGCTGCTGCAGAGCCTGTCGCGCGAGGAAATCGCCGGGGTGATGGCGCATGAGCTCGCCCATATCCGCAACCATGACACGCTGATCATGACGATCACGGCGACCTTTGCCGGTGCCATCTCCATGCTCGCCAATTTCGCCATGTTCTTCGGCGGCAGCCGCGACCGCGACAACCCGTTCGGTATTTTCGGCACGCTGGTGATGATGATCGTGGCGCCGCTGGCCGCGATGCTGGTGCAGATGGCCATCAGCCGCACGCGCGAATACGCGGCGGACCGGGCTGGCGCCGAGATCTGCGGGCAGCCGATGTGGCTCGCCTCTGCTTTGGCGAAGATCCAGAGCGCCGCGCACCGCGTTCCGAACATGGAGGCTGAGACCCACCCGGCGACGGCACATATGTTCATCATCAATCCGCTGTCGGGCGCGCGCATGGACAACCTGTTCTCCACCCACCCGAGCACGGAGAACAGGATCGCGGCCCTGCAGGAATTGGCGGCTCAGATGGGCACCGGCGCTGTGGGCCGGTTTGCCGGCCGGCCGAGCCCTGCCGCGGCCGGCAGCCCCTGGACAGGGGGCGGCCCTTGGGGCGGCAGCCGCCGTCGTGGCCCGTGGAGTTGA
- a CDS encoding DUF1674 domain-containing protein codes for MEQGSEPRDKRDLPPAARRALAEAAERRAQAERIPAPPRPKEVNGPQGPEPTRYGDWESKGIASDF; via the coding sequence ATGGAACAGGGATCGGAGCCTCGAGACAAGCGCGACCTGCCGCCCGCTGCGCGACGCGCGCTGGCCGAAGCCGCCGAGCGGCGGGCGCAGGCCGAGCGCATCCCGGCGCCGCCGCGGCCCAAGGAGGTGAACGGCCCGCAGGGACCGGAGCCGACCCGTTACGGCGACTGGGAATCGAAGGGCATCGCCAGCGATTTCTGA
- a CDS encoding GGDEF domain-containing protein, whose amino-acid sequence MAEYRDRSGDPAGSPPSAFDGAAAAHTSADSSELASRGYLELATMAAGCAAYHWDIRKDILSWSANAAAILGVEPHLLASNRSYASLIARDGATGRYDAVHLSVEPDEGAGVAFQTEYRLRQKAQGSPIVWVEDCGRWFAGLDGRPADVFGVVRVVDQRRRQEERLRYLSAHDSLTGLMNRELVVEKLSAALDRAKISSEPAALLLLSIDNLQAINEAFGTDVADSVIRRIGRLLARVMRAGDHLGRFAGNKLAFVLQHCSADEMRVASERFLDAVRETVIPTPFGPVWATVSIGGVALHAGITTAKQALNTAEHALSRARAQTSGRFFAGDLPQEWPGLHRQNMEQAAVILRALQEDKIVLGCHPIMRPATAAVVMHDIRPHILGSPLPFASPTTDFIGTCRRLGLASLIEVHLVRLALGLLRIDPALTLSVPLSLSTIEMPRARAQILQEIERAAGLAPRLLVDTPLSGIVAATAPARAFLAEVRARKARVALSGFGVDGLPLFRTTDDFPGEFVRVDGTLLREASASTMGRARLNTALEIVRSYGAEIIALDLDPDADVPRIIDYGIDLVRVRPRADRFHPAAPPQSAAVMTPDAAIAPLRKDVVRLRAALAELNSRLALKADLVGGNSERASGSAGALKGSSP is encoded by the coding sequence TTGGCGGAATACAGGGACAGATCAGGCGATCCGGCCGGCTCGCCGCCCAGCGCCTTTGATGGCGCGGCGGCCGCGCACACATCCGCCGACAGCTCGGAACTGGCAAGCCGCGGCTATCTCGAACTCGCCACCATGGCGGCCGGCTGCGCCGCCTATCACTGGGACATCCGCAAGGACATCCTGAGTTGGAGCGCCAATGCCGCGGCAATTCTCGGCGTCGAACCCCACCTGCTGGCGAGCAACCGGTCCTATGCCAGCCTGATCGCCCGCGATGGGGCGACCGGCCGCTATGATGCGGTGCACCTGTCTGTCGAGCCGGACGAAGGGGCGGGCGTCGCCTTCCAGACTGAATACCGCCTTCGCCAGAAGGCGCAGGGCTCGCCCATCGTGTGGGTCGAGGATTGCGGCAGGTGGTTCGCCGGGCTCGACGGCCGTCCGGCTGATGTGTTCGGCGTCGTGCGTGTCGTCGATCAACGCCGGCGCCAGGAAGAGCGGCTGCGCTACCTGAGCGCCCACGACTCGCTCACCGGCCTCATGAACCGCGAGCTGGTGGTGGAGAAGCTGAGCGCCGCGCTCGACCGCGCCAAGATCAGTTCGGAGCCGGCCGCTCTGCTGCTTCTGTCCATCGACAATCTGCAGGCTATTAACGAAGCCTTCGGTACCGACGTGGCCGACAGCGTCATCCGGCGCATCGGCCGCCTGCTCGCGCGGGTGATGCGAGCCGGCGACCATCTCGGCCGGTTCGCCGGCAACAAGCTCGCTTTCGTCCTGCAGCACTGTTCTGCCGACGAAATGCGCGTCGCCAGCGAGCGTTTTCTCGACGCTGTGCGCGAGACGGTGATCCCCACGCCTTTTGGCCCCGTCTGGGCCACCGTGTCCATCGGGGGCGTCGCCTTGCATGCCGGCATCACCACGGCCAAGCAGGCGCTCAACACGGCCGAGCATGCGCTTTCCCGCGCGCGGGCCCAAACATCCGGCCGCTTCTTTGCTGGTGACCTCCCCCAGGAATGGCCTGGCCTGCACCGGCAGAACATGGAGCAGGCCGCCGTCATCCTGCGCGCGTTGCAAGAAGACAAGATCGTGTTGGGCTGCCATCCGATCATGCGTCCGGCCACTGCCGCCGTGGTCATGCACGACATCAGGCCGCACATCCTGGGCAGCCCCCTTCCCTTCGCATCACCGACCACCGACTTCATCGGCACATGCCGGAGGCTGGGGCTGGCGAGCCTCATAGAGGTGCATCTCGTTCGCCTCGCCTTGGGGTTGCTGCGGATCGACCCGGCGCTGACCCTGAGCGTGCCTTTGTCGCTGTCCACCATCGAGATGCCGCGGGCGCGAGCGCAGATCCTGCAGGAGATCGAGCGGGCAGCCGGATTGGCACCGCGGCTTCTGGTCGACACGCCCCTTTCGGGCATCGTGGCCGCCACAGCCCCAGCCCGCGCCTTCTTGGCCGAGGTTCGGGCGCGCAAGGCGCGGGTTGCGCTGAGCGGCTTCGGCGTGGACGGCTTGCCTCTCTTCCGCACCACCGATGATTTTCCGGGCGAGTTCGTGCGGGTCGACGGCACGCTCCTGCGCGAGGCGAGCGCATCGACCATGGGCAGGGCCCGCCTGAACACCGCCCTCGAGATCGTGCGCAGCTATGGCGCGGAGATCATCGCGCTCGATCTCGACCCGGATGCGGATGTGCCCCGCATCATTGACTATGGCATCGATCTCGTGCGTGTCCGTCCGAGAGCAGACCGGTTCCACCCGGCGGCTCCGCCACAATCGGCCGCGGTCATGACGCCCGATGCTGCCATTGCGCCTTTGCGTAAGGACGTGGTGCGGCTGCGTGCGGCGCTGGCGGAACTCAACAGCCGTCTCGCATTGAAGGCCGACCTCGTCGGCGGGAACAGTGAACGAGCCTCGGGCTCCGCAGGGGCTTTGAAGGGGTCCTCGCCCTAG